In Camelus bactrianus isolate YW-2024 breed Bactrian camel chromosome 18, ASM4877302v1, whole genome shotgun sequence, one DNA window encodes the following:
- the LAMTOR4 gene encoding ragulator complex protein LAMTOR4 isoform X1: MTSALTQGLERIPDQLGYLVLSEGAVLASSGDLENDEQAASAISELVSTACGFRLHHGMNIPFKRLSGVSPPVVFGEHTLLVTVSGQRVFVVKRQNRGRESIDV, encoded by the exons ATG ACTTCTGCACTGACACAGGGGCTGGAGCGAATCCCAGACCAACTCGGCTACCTGGTGCTAAGTGAAGGCGCAGTGCTGGCG TCATCTGGGGACCTAGAGAATGACGAGCAGGCAGCCAGCGCCATCTCTGAGCTGGTCAGCACGGCCTGCGGCTTCCGGCTGCACCACGGCATGAACATCCCCTTCAAGCGCCTCTCGG GTGTCTCCCCTCCAGTGGTCTTTGGGGAACACACATTGCTGGTGACCGTGTCGGGACAGAGGGTGTTTGTGGTGAAGAGGCAGAACCGAGGCCGGGAGTCCATTGACGTCTGA
- the LAMTOR4 gene encoding ragulator complex protein LAMTOR4 isoform X2, with product MTSALTQGLERIPDQLGYLVLSEGAVLASSGDLENDEQAASAISELVSTACGFRLHHGMNIPFKRLSVVFGEHTLLVTVSGQRVFVVKRQNRGRESIDV from the exons ATG ACTTCTGCACTGACACAGGGGCTGGAGCGAATCCCAGACCAACTCGGCTACCTGGTGCTAAGTGAAGGCGCAGTGCTGGCG TCATCTGGGGACCTAGAGAATGACGAGCAGGCAGCCAGCGCCATCTCTGAGCTGGTCAGCACGGCCTGCGGCTTCCGGCTGCACCACGGCATGAACATCCCCTTCAAGCGCCTCTCGG TGGTCTTTGGGGAACACACATTGCTGGTGACCGTGTCGGGACAGAGGGTGTTTGTGGTGAAGAGGCAGAACCGAGGCCGGGAGTCCATTGACGTCTGA